A genomic window from Streptomyces mirabilis includes:
- a CDS encoding proline racemase family protein → MRSRLVLHAVDSHTEGMPTRVITGGIGTIPGATMNERRLYFREHRDDIKRLLMNEPRGHSAMSGAILQPPTRPDCDYGVLYIEVSGYLPMCGHGTIGVATVLVETGMVEVVEPITTIRLDTPAGLVVAEVAVEDGAARAVTLKNVPSFSAGLDRKATLPDGRTVTYDLAYGGNFYAILPLERFGLPFDRSRKEEILAAGLSLMAAVNAEDEPVHPEDPSIRGCHHVHLYAPGATARHSRHAMAIHPGWFDRSPCGTGTSARMAQLHARGELPLHTEFVNESFIGTQFTGRLLGTTEVAGIPAVLPSFAGRAWITGTAQYLLDPTDPFPAGFVL, encoded by the coding sequence ATGCGCAGCAGACTCGTCCTGCACGCCGTCGACTCGCACACCGAGGGCATGCCCACCCGGGTGATCACCGGCGGCATCGGGACCATCCCCGGCGCGACCATGAACGAGCGGCGGCTGTACTTCCGCGAGCACCGCGACGACATCAAGCGGCTTCTGATGAACGAGCCGCGCGGCCACTCCGCGATGAGCGGCGCCATCCTCCAGCCGCCCACCCGCCCGGACTGCGATTACGGCGTCCTCTACATCGAGGTATCGGGCTACCTCCCGATGTGCGGGCACGGCACCATCGGCGTGGCGACCGTCCTGGTGGAGACGGGCATGGTCGAGGTCGTCGAGCCCATCACCACGATCCGGCTCGACACCCCGGCCGGCCTCGTCGTCGCCGAGGTCGCGGTCGAGGACGGCGCCGCCCGCGCGGTCACGCTCAAGAACGTGCCGTCCTTCTCGGCGGGCCTCGACCGCAAGGCCACCCTGCCCGACGGCCGGACGGTGACGTACGACCTCGCGTACGGCGGCAACTTCTACGCCATCCTGCCGCTGGAGCGGTTCGGCCTGCCCTTCGACCGGTCGAGAAAGGAGGAGATCCTCGCCGCCGGACTGTCGCTGATGGCGGCCGTCAACGCCGAGGACGAGCCGGTCCACCCCGAGGACCCGTCCATCCGCGGCTGCCACCACGTCCACCTGTACGCGCCCGGCGCCACCGCCCGTCACTCGCGCCACGCCATGGCGATCCACCCCGGCTGGTTCGACCGCTCGCCCTGCGGTACGGGCACCAGCGCGCGCATGGCGCAACTGCACGCCCGCGGTGAACTCCCCCTGCACACGGAGTTCGTGAACGAGTCCTTCATCGGGACGCAGTTCACGGGACGACTGCTCGGCACGACCGAGGTCGCCGGAATCCCGGCGGTGCTGCCCAGCTTCGCCGGCCGCGCCTGGATCACCGGCACCGCCCAGTACCTCCTGGACCCGACCGACCCCTTCCCGGCGGGCTTCGTGCTCTAG
- a CDS encoding GntR family transcriptional regulator — MPATRSSAPSAAPAALPVLGGKKSSYRERVADALRAALIAGELRAGEVYSAPTLAARFGVSATPVREAMLDLAKEGLVDTVPNKGFRVTAVSEKQLDEYTHIRALIEIPTTVQLATTADPVSLEALRPAAREIVTAAAAGDLIAYVEADIRFHLGLLALAGNAHLVEVVGDLRKRSRLYGLNALAEAGRLQDSAEEHLELLDALVDRDPEAVRRVMTRHLGHVRGLWAAH, encoded by the coding sequence ATGCCCGCCACGCGCAGCAGCGCACCCTCCGCCGCTCCCGCCGCCCTGCCCGTCCTCGGCGGCAAGAAGAGCAGCTATCGCGAGCGCGTCGCCGACGCCCTGCGGGCCGCGCTGATCGCGGGCGAACTGCGGGCCGGCGAGGTGTACTCCGCGCCGACGCTCGCCGCCCGCTTCGGCGTCTCGGCGACACCGGTGCGCGAGGCCATGCTCGACCTCGCCAAGGAGGGACTGGTCGACACGGTGCCCAACAAGGGCTTCCGGGTCACCGCGGTCTCCGAGAAGCAGCTCGACGAGTACACCCACATCCGCGCGCTGATCGAGATCCCCACCACCGTGCAGCTGGCCACCACCGCGGATCCGGTCTCCCTGGAGGCGCTGCGCCCGGCCGCCCGGGAGATCGTGACCGCGGCGGCGGCCGGTGACCTCATCGCCTACGTCGAGGCGGACATCCGCTTCCACCTCGGTCTGCTCGCCCTCGCGGGCAACGCCCACCTGGTCGAGGTCGTCGGCGACCTGCGCAAGCGCTCACGCCTGTACGGCCTCAACGCCCTGGCCGAGGCGGGCCGCCTCCAGGATTCCGCCGAGGAGCACCTCGAACTCCTCGACGCCCTTGTGGACCGCGACCCCGAGGCCGTACGGAGGGTCATGACCCGGCACCTGGGCCATGTCCGCGGCCTGTGGGCGGCCCACTAG
- a CDS encoding extracellular solute-binding protein, whose translation MRSTGFRRTFVVLTASALALTATACGGSSDGSAGGKTRIAVNCMPPKSAKVDRSFFEADIKAFEKQNPDIDVVAHDAFPCQDPKTFDAKLAGGQMEDVFYTYFTDSKHVVDINQAADITSYVKDLKSYGTIQQQLRDIYTVDAKIYGVPRTGYSMGLIYNRKLFQKAGLDPDKPPATWEEVRADAKKIAALGGGTVGYADYSAQNQGGWHFTAEMYSQGGDVVTPDGKKASVDTPEGKAVLQNLHDMRWSDNSMGSKQLLVINDVQQLMGSGKLGMYLSAPDNIPILVKEKGGNYDDLALAPMPGGKGTLIGGDGYMFNKKDSPEQIKAGLKWLDHMFLTPGKGFLGDYARAKQNNAPVGLPEPRLFTGAADAKDQQVKKANANVPVKNYQAFLDGNQSLQMKIEPPQAQQIYSVLDGAVSAVLTKKDANVDQLLKDASGKIDSILARG comes from the coding sequence ATGAGAAGTACCGGGTTCCGCCGTACCTTCGTCGTACTCACGGCGTCCGCCCTCGCGCTCACCGCCACCGCCTGCGGAGGCAGCAGCGACGGCTCCGCGGGTGGCAAGACCCGCATCGCGGTCAACTGCATGCCTCCGAAGAGCGCCAAGGTCGACCGCTCGTTCTTCGAGGCCGACATCAAGGCGTTCGAGAAGCAGAACCCGGACATCGACGTCGTCGCGCACGACGCGTTCCCCTGCCAGGACCCCAAGACGTTCGACGCCAAGCTCGCCGGCGGCCAGATGGAGGACGTCTTCTACACGTACTTCACCGATTCCAAGCACGTCGTCGACATCAACCAGGCCGCCGACATCACGTCGTACGTCAAGGACCTCAAGAGCTACGGCACCATCCAGCAGCAACTGCGCGACATCTACACCGTCGACGCTAAGATCTACGGGGTGCCGCGCACCGGCTACTCGATGGGACTCATCTACAACCGCAAGCTCTTCCAGAAGGCCGGTCTCGACCCCGACAAGCCCCCGGCGACCTGGGAAGAAGTGCGCGCGGACGCCAAGAAGATAGCCGCGCTCGGCGGCGGCACCGTCGGCTACGCCGACTACAGCGCCCAGAACCAGGGCGGCTGGCACTTCACCGCCGAGATGTACTCGCAGGGCGGCGACGTCGTCACGCCGGACGGCAAGAAGGCCAGTGTCGACACCCCGGAGGGCAAGGCCGTCCTGCAGAACCTGCACGACATGCGCTGGAGCGACAACTCCATGGGCAGCAAGCAGCTCCTCGTCATCAACGACGTCCAGCAGCTGATGGGCTCCGGCAAGCTCGGCATGTACCTCTCCGCGCCCGACAACATCCCGATCCTCGTCAAGGAGAAGGGCGGCAACTACGACGACCTCGCCCTCGCGCCCATGCCCGGCGGCAAGGGCACGCTCATCGGCGGCGACGGCTACATGTTCAACAAGAAGGACAGCCCCGAGCAGATCAAGGCCGGCCTGAAGTGGCTCGACCACATGTTCCTCACCCCCGGAAAGGGCTTCCTCGGCGACTACGCCCGCGCCAAGCAGAACAACGCCCCCGTCGGCCTCCCCGAGCCCCGGCTCTTCACCGGCGCCGCCGATGCGAAGGACCAGCAGGTCAAGAAGGCCAACGCCAATGTGCCCGTGAAGAACTACCAGGCCTTCCTGGACGGCAACCAGAGCCTGCAGATGAAGATCGAGCCGCCTCAGGCCCAGCAGATCTACTCGGTTCTCGACGGAGCCGTCTCCGCGGTCCTCACCAAGAAGGACGCGAACGTCGACCAGCTCCTGAAGGACGCCTCCGGGAAGATCGACTCCATCCTGGCCCGGGGCTGA
- a CDS encoding sugar ABC transporter permease, with protein MKTASKPVVLPPAAVGAPEVPRSAGRRAGGPWRRRLADQSRAYAFLVGGLLCFALFSWYPAIRAVVIAFQKYTPGSPPQWVGTANFTRVFHDPEFTAAWRNTFTFTLLALLIGFAVPFVMALVLNELRHAKAFFRVVVYLPVMIPPVVSALLWKWFYDPGAGLANEALRFLHLPTSNWSNGADTALVSLVIVATWANMGGTVLIYLAALQGIPGELYEAAELDGANILQRIRHVTIPQTRFIVLMLMLLQIIATMQVFTEPFVITGGGPENATVTVLYLIYKYAFLYNDFGGACALSVMLLVLLGLFSAVYLRLTRSSGEEYS; from the coding sequence ATGAAGACCGCATCGAAGCCCGTGGTGCTCCCTCCGGCCGCCGTCGGCGCGCCGGAGGTGCCGCGGTCGGCCGGGCGCCGGGCAGGGGGCCCATGGCGCCGGCGCCTGGCCGACCAGTCCCGCGCGTACGCCTTCCTCGTCGGCGGCCTGCTCTGCTTCGCGCTGTTCTCCTGGTACCCCGCGATCCGCGCGGTCGTGATCGCCTTCCAGAAGTACACGCCGGGCTCACCGCCCCAGTGGGTCGGCACCGCCAACTTCACCCGTGTCTTCCACGACCCGGAGTTCACCGCGGCCTGGCGCAACACGTTCACCTTCACGCTCCTCGCCCTGCTCATCGGCTTCGCGGTCCCGTTCGTGATGGCCCTGGTCCTCAACGAACTCCGCCACGCGAAGGCCTTCTTCAGGGTCGTGGTGTACCTGCCGGTGATGATCCCGCCGGTGGTCAGCGCCCTGCTGTGGAAGTGGTTCTACGATCCCGGAGCGGGCCTCGCCAACGAGGCACTGCGCTTTCTGCACCTGCCCACCTCGAACTGGTCCAACGGCGCCGACACCGCGCTCGTCTCCCTGGTCATCGTGGCGACCTGGGCCAACATGGGCGGCACGGTCCTGATCTACCTGGCCGCGCTCCAGGGCATCCCGGGGGAGCTGTACGAGGCGGCGGAACTGGACGGCGCGAACATCCTCCAGCGCATCCGGCACGTGACGATCCCACAGACCCGGTTCATCGTCCTCATGCTGATGCTGCTTCAGATCATCGCCACGATGCAGGTCTTCACCGAGCCGTTCGTCATCACCGGCGGCGGCCCCGAGAACGCCACGGTCACCGTCCTCTACCTCATCTACAAGTACGCGTTCCTCTACAACGACTTCGGCGGCGCGTGCGCGCTGAGCGTCATGCTCCTCGTGCTGCTCGGCCTCTTCTCCGCGGTCTATCTGCGGCTGACCCGCTCGTCGGGAGAGGAGTACTCATGA
- a CDS encoding carbohydrate ABC transporter permease encodes MSSGTRTLVSPLTLARPRGKALYWTVFTAVVLLFALAFLFPVYWMVTGAMKSPDEVTRTPPTLVPQAWHLSGYTDAWDLMDLPTHLWNTVVQAAGAWLLQLVFCTAAAYALSKLKPAFGKVILGGILATLMVPAQALVVPKYLTVADLPLIHTSLLNDPLGIWLPAVANAFNLYLLKRFFDQIPRDVLEAAEIDGAGRLRTLWSIVLPMSRPVLGVVSIFALVAVWQDFLWPLMVFSDTDKQPISVALVQLSQNIQLTVLIAAMVIASIPMVLMFLVFQRHIIAGISAGSTKG; translated from the coding sequence ATGAGCAGCGGCACCCGCACCCTGGTCTCCCCGCTCACCCTCGCCCGCCCCCGCGGCAAGGCCCTCTACTGGACCGTCTTCACGGCCGTCGTCCTGCTCTTCGCGCTCGCCTTCCTCTTCCCGGTCTACTGGATGGTCACCGGCGCGATGAAGTCCCCGGACGAGGTGACGCGGACCCCGCCGACCCTCGTGCCCCAGGCATGGCATCTCAGCGGCTACACCGACGCCTGGGACCTGATGGACCTGCCCACCCACCTGTGGAACACGGTGGTGCAGGCGGCCGGCGCCTGGCTGCTCCAGCTCGTGTTCTGCACGGCCGCCGCGTACGCCCTCTCCAAGCTGAAGCCGGCCTTCGGCAAGGTGATCCTCGGCGGCATCCTCGCCACCCTGATGGTCCCGGCGCAGGCGCTCGTCGTACCGAAGTACCTGACCGTCGCCGACCTCCCGCTGATCCACACCAGCCTGCTCAACGACCCGCTCGGCATCTGGCTGCCCGCCGTGGCCAACGCCTTCAACCTCTATCTCCTCAAGCGCTTCTTCGACCAGATCCCGCGCGATGTCCTGGAGGCCGCCGAGATCGACGGCGCCGGACGGCTGCGCACCCTCTGGTCCATCGTGCTGCCCATGTCCCGCCCCGTCCTGGGCGTCGTGTCGATCTTCGCCCTGGTCGCCGTCTGGCAGGACTTCCTCTGGCCGTTGATGGTCTTCTCCGACACCGACAAGCAGCCGATCAGCGTGGCCCTCGTCCAGCTGTCACAGAACATCCAGCTGACCGTGCTCATCGCCGCGATGGTGATCGCCAGCATCCCCATGGTCCTGATGTTCCTGGTGTTCCAGCGGCACATCATCGCCGGGATCAGCGCGGGCAGCACGAAGGGCTGA
- a CDS encoding glycoside hydrolase family 13 protein: MGQPTHAQNWWRSAVIYQVYVRSFADGDGDGTGDLAGVRAKLPYLAELGVDALWFNPWYLSPMKDGGYDVADYRVIDPAFGTLAEAEKLIAEAKELGIRTLVDIVPNHVSDQHPWFRAALAGGPERELFHFRPGRGEHGELPPNDWPSQFAGSAEPVWTRLPDGTWYLHLFTPEQPDLNWAHPAVRQEHEEILRFWFERGVAGVRIDSAALLAKDPDLPDFVEGRDPHPYVDRDELHDIYRSWRTIADAYDGIFVGEVWLPDTERFARYLRPDELHTAFNFSFLSCPWDAGRLRTSIDETLAEHAPVGAPATWVLCNHDVTRTVTRYGRADSGFDFATKAFGIPTDLALGTRRARAGALLSLALPGAVYLYQGEELGLPEAEIPRDRIQDPMHFRSGGTDPGRDGCRVPLPWTADAPYAGFGGEPWLPQPSGWSAYAADLQAADPGSMLSLYRAALTIRPEFGDGPLTWLHTPEGVLAFARPGQEGRLLCVVNLADAPADLPAHSRLLLGSGPLDPQGRLPKDTAVWLRG; the protein is encoded by the coding sequence GTGGGACAGCCCACCCATGCCCAGAACTGGTGGCGCTCCGCCGTCATCTACCAGGTGTACGTCCGCAGCTTCGCGGACGGCGACGGCGACGGCACCGGCGACCTCGCGGGGGTCCGCGCCAAACTCCCGTATCTCGCCGAACTCGGCGTGGACGCGCTGTGGTTCAACCCCTGGTACCTGTCCCCGATGAAGGACGGAGGCTACGACGTCGCCGACTACCGGGTCATCGACCCGGCCTTCGGGACGCTCGCCGAGGCGGAGAAACTCATCGCCGAGGCGAAGGAGCTGGGCATCCGCACGCTCGTCGACATCGTGCCCAACCACGTCTCCGACCAACACCCCTGGTTCCGGGCCGCCCTGGCCGGGGGACCCGAACGCGAACTCTTCCACTTCCGTCCCGGACGCGGCGAACACGGTGAACTCCCGCCCAACGACTGGCCGTCCCAGTTCGCGGGCTCCGCCGAGCCCGTCTGGACCCGGCTGCCCGACGGCACCTGGTACCTCCACCTGTTCACTCCCGAGCAGCCCGACCTCAACTGGGCGCACCCCGCCGTCCGCCAGGAACACGAGGAGATCCTGAGGTTCTGGTTCGAGCGCGGCGTGGCGGGCGTCCGCATCGACTCGGCCGCCCTGCTCGCCAAGGACCCGGACCTCCCCGACTTCGTCGAGGGCCGCGATCCGCATCCGTACGTCGACCGTGACGAGCTCCACGACATCTACCGCTCCTGGCGGACGATCGCCGACGCCTACGACGGCATCTTCGTCGGCGAGGTCTGGCTCCCCGACACCGAGCGCTTCGCCCGCTATCTGCGCCCCGACGAGCTGCACACCGCCTTCAACTTCTCCTTCCTGTCCTGCCCCTGGGACGCAGGGCGCCTGCGGACGTCCATCGACGAGACCCTCGCCGAACACGCGCCGGTCGGCGCGCCCGCCACCTGGGTGCTGTGCAACCACGACGTGACCCGCACGGTCACCCGCTACGGCCGCGCCGACAGCGGCTTCGACTTCGCCACCAAGGCCTTCGGCATCCCGACCGACCTCGCTCTGGGCACCCGCCGGGCCCGCGCCGGGGCCCTGCTCTCCCTCGCTCTGCCAGGCGCCGTCTACCTCTACCAGGGCGAGGAGCTGGGCCTGCCCGAGGCCGAGATACCCCGCGACCGCATCCAGGACCCGATGCACTTCCGCTCCGGCGGCACCGACCCGGGCCGGGACGGCTGCCGGGTCCCGCTCCCGTGGACGGCCGACGCGCCGTACGCGGGCTTCGGCGGCGAGCCCTGGCTGCCGCAGCCGAGCGGCTGGTCCGCGTACGCCGCCGACCTCCAGGCCGCCGACCCCGGCTCGATGCTCTCCCTCTACCGCGCGGCCCTGACGATCAGGCCGGAGTTCGGCGACGGCCCGCTCACCTGGCTGCACACGCCCGAGGGGGTACTCGCCTTCGCCCGGCCCGGGCAGGAGGGACGGCTGCTGTGCGTCGTGAACCTCGCGGACGCACCCGCCGACCTCCCCGCCCACTCCCGACTCCTCCTCGGCAGCGGTCCCCTGGACCCACAGGGGCGACTGCCGAAGGACACGGCGGTCTGGCTGCGCGGCTGA